Proteins encoded together in one Microcaecilia unicolor chromosome 3, aMicUni1.1, whole genome shotgun sequence window:
- the SOX7 gene encoding transcription factor SOX-7 — MTSLLGSYSWPEGLDCSPLHGGRPDGLPTHRSPAEKGSETRIRRPMNAFMVWAKDERKRLAVQNPDLHNAELSKMLGKSWKALSPSQKRPYVEEAERLRVQHMQDYPNYKYRPRRKKQIKRICKRVDPSFLLNNLSKDQNSASENRNCRTAVTEDDNAGFSSGSRLQNIRNSTNVDAYPYGLPTPPEMSPLEVIEPDRTFFSPQCPSEEQHSHMTGASYPAEYSAGPIHCNHLGQVAIPQPGAMLQPVSSCPPPTYYPSAAFHSLHPNLHAHLGQLSPPPDHHNYDALDQISQAELLGEMDRNEFDQYLNTSGHPDHTGMTMNGHGQVSQTATGQTSENSLISVLADATATYYNNYSVS; from the exons ATGACTTCCCTGCTGGGCTCCTACTCGTGGCCAGAAGGACTGGACTGCTCTCCCCTGCACGGGGGGCGTCCCGACGGGCTTCCCACGCACAGATCCCCGGCGGAGAAGGGCTCAGAGACCCGCATCAGGAGACCCATGAACGCCTTCATGGTGTGGGCTAAGGACGAGAGAAAGAGGCTGGCGGTGCAGAACCCGGACTTACACAATGCTGAGCTGAGCAAGATGCTGG GAAAGTCCTGGAAAGCCCTGTCACCTTCACAGAAGAGGCCTTACGTGGAAGAAGCGGAAAGGTTAAGGGTCCAGCATATGCAGGATTACCCCAATTATAAGTACCGTCCCAGGAGGAAAAAACAGATCAAACGGATCTGCAAACGGGTAGACCCGAGTTTTCTGCTCAACAATCTTTCCAAAGACCAGAACTCGGCGTCGGAAAACCGAAACTGCAGGACGGCCGTGACCGAAGATGACAACGCCGGCTTTTCCTCGGGATCGAGGCTGCAAAACATCAGGAACAGCACTAACGTGGACGCCTACCCTTACGGCCTTCCAACGCCTCCTGAAATGTCCCCTTTAGAGGTGATTGAGCCCGATCGGACATTCTTTTCACCTCAGTGCCCCTCAGAAGAACAGCATTCACATATGACTGGAGCATCCTATCCTGCCGAATATTCTGCCGGGCCCATCCACTGCAATCACCTCGGCCAGGTAGCCATTCCTCAGCCCGGGGCCATGCTCCAGCCTGTTTCCAGCTGCCCTCCTCCGACATACTATCCCTCGGCTGCTTTTCATtctctgcaccccaaccttcatgCCCACTTGGGCCAGCTTTCCCCTCCGCCTGACCACCACAACTATGACGCTCTTGACCAGATCAGTCAAGCAGAACTTTTAGGAGAAATGGACAGGAACGAGTTTGACCAGTATCTAAACACGTCCGGCCACCCTGACCACACCGGGATGACTATGAATGGACACGGCCAGGTGTCTCAGACTGCGACCGGACAGACCTCCGAAAACAGCCTCATTTCCGTTCTAGCAGACGCTACTGCGACCTATTATAACAATTATAGCGTGTCTTAG